GGGATGGCTATGATGTTTAACACACTTTATAACGTTACGGCTACATTTTTCGCCGCTCGTATCTCCACACAGGCAGTGGCTGGATTATCTATGAGCTTTTTACTTTACATTAGCATTGTTGGTATGGGGCTTGGATTTGGCTCGGCACTGACCGCACTTGTTGGCAATTCACTTGGGGCAAGGCGTGAGTTTTTAGCAAAAATTTATGCGGCAAAGGGCGTTTTTTTCGTCCTACTTTTTGGTGTGCTTATGGGGGTGTTTGGTTACAATATCGCTCCAAATTTACTTAAATTTTTAGGTGCAAATGATGAGTTTTTGGGCGAAGCACTTGATTATATGAGTGTTATATTTTTAGCATCTCCATTTTTTTTACTTGTAAAGTCGCTAAATGGCATTTTAGTTGCACTCGGAGATACAAGGACGCTTCGTAACTGGCTATTTTGCGGACTTTTTATAAATACTTTTTTGTGTTTTTTATACTCTGAAATTTTATCTCTCGGTGTTGCTGGCATCGCTTTAGCAAACGCTAGTGTGCAGCTACTTGGTACGATATTTATGTCCTATAAAGTCCGTAAAACTCATATGATAGAGTTTGACGTGATTTATAAATTTATGCCTGATACTAGGATATATATTAAAATTTTAAAACAAGCCGTTCCTGCGTGTTTAAATTATCTCTCTATGTCGCTTGGTGGGCTTGTGCTTCTTAAATTTATAAGCTATTATGGCACAGAGGCAGTTGCTGGGTATGGCATCGCTTTGCGGATAGAACAGATCGTGGTATTACCAACCATCGGTATAGCTGCAGCAGTTCTAAGTATAATCTCACGCAACTATGGAGCAAGGCAGTATGAGCGTGTGCAAATTTGTTATAAAAATGCACTTAAAATTTTAGTATATTACTGTCTTTTTGCCTGTGGTTTTTGTATACTTTTTGGGTATCATATTATTAAATTTTTTGATGATAATATTGCAGTTATCTACGTTGCTCAAAGCTATCTGCTTATAAATTCATTTGCATATATAGGTTATGGTGTGTTAAATGTTTCAGGTAGTGCCTTGCAAGCCATCAAACATCCTATGGCAGTGCTTGTTTTTAACGCACTTAGACAGCTTGTTTTACAGGTTGGTTTATATTATTGTGTTGTTTTTATCTTAAAAAAGGGGATTATGTTTATTTGGGGTGCGATGTTTTTTAATGTATATTTTATAGCTATTTGCATACTATTTTGGACGCTAAGTAAGTTAGGAAAATTTAATAAGGCTTAAAATTTGTAATTTTATTTTGAAAAATATAAATTTCCTTGACATTAAAAATATTTTTGGCTAAAATATCGCTTTTTAATGAGGTAGTGGCAAAACTTAACCCAGCCTCGGGGTGTAGCGCAGTCTGGTTAGCGCATCTGGTTTGGGACCAGAGGGCCGAAGGTTCGAATCCTTTCACCCCGACCATTTAGATGGTGAGTGTAGCTCAGTCGGTTAGAGCATCAGATTGTGGTCCTGAGGGTCGTGGGTTCGATTCCCATCACTCACCCCATTTTGGGCGCTCGTAGCTCAATTGGATAGAGCGACAGACTTCGGATCTGTAGGTTATGGGTTCGACTCCTATCGGGCGTGCCACTTATTTATGCGCTCATAGCTCAGCTGGATAGAGCAACGGCCTTCTAAGCCGTAGGCCTCAGGTTCGAATCCTGATGGGCGTACCACTTTATTATTGTTGCGGATGTGGTGAAATTGGCAGACACGCCAGACTTAGGATCTGGTGCTTCACGGCGTGGAGGTTCAAGTCCTCTCATCCGCACCATCTTTTTAATCTTTCAGAAATTTATTATTAAGTTATTTAAATTTTTACCTATTGAATTTTGTTTGTTGCTTTTGATATTTTTTAAATTTTATACATTTAAGTAAAAAATTAAAAATATTTTTGCTTAAGAAAAAAACTTAATTTTCATACTTTTTTAGTCTTATTTTATTGAAATTTGCCAGAATATTGATAAAATCTAATCTTGATAAAGAATTTCAATATAATATTTTTATCAAAATGGACCTAAATTTGAAAAAATTAAGCCAAAAATTTAAACCTTTTTTTATTAAATTTGTTATAATATCGCATAAAAAATAAAAAGGATAAAAAATATCCTAATTAAAGGCAAAATAGTGAGAGTTTATCTAGATAATAACGCTACGACAATGGTTGATCCTGAAGTATATGAGCTTATGAAACCATTTTTTTGTGAAAAGTATGGTAATCCAAACTCACTTCATAAATTCGGCTCAGAGACACACCCTGCACTTAGAACGGCCCTAGATCAGCTTTATACTGGTATAAATGCAAAAGATAGCGATGATATTGTAGTTACTTCGTGTGCGACAGAGAGTAATAACTGGGTAATGAAGGGTGTGTATTTTGATCATATCTTAAATGGTAACCGAAAGCGAGTTATCATCAGTGCTGTTGAACATCCTGCGATCCGTATGACATGTGAGTTTTTAAAGAAATTTGGAGTAGAGATAACGATACTTGATGTAAATAGCGAAGGCATTGTAGAGCCACAACAGCTTAAAGAGGCTATGAGTGATGATGTTGCATTGGTGTCAATAATGATGGCAAATAACGAAACTGGTATGATATTTCCAGTTAAAAAATTTGCAGCTATTGCACACGAGTATGGTGCTCTTTTCCACACTGACGCAGTACAGGCGATGGGCAAGATTACGATAAATGTATGTGATTTGGATGTGGACTTCTTAAGCTTCTCAGCTCATAAATTTCATGGACCAAAGGGTGTTGGCGGACTTTATATAAAAGATAGTCAGCCACTTAGTAGTTTACTGCACGGTGGAGAACATATGGGCGGTCGTAGGAGTGGCACACTTGATGTTGCTGGCATAGTTGGCATGGGTAAGGCGTTAGAACTTTCTAATAAATTTATGGATTTTGAACGTTCGCATGTAAGACGTCTGCGTGATAAGCTAGAAGATGCCTTGCTAACGATACCTGACGTTTCGGTAGTTGGAAGACGTGAAAATAGAGTGCCAAATACGATTTTGGCATCTATAAAAGGTGTTGAAGGAGAGGCTATGTTATGGGATCTAAACCGTGCTGAGATAGCAGCCTCAACAGGATCAGCATGTGCTAGTGAGACACTAGAGAGCAATCCTATAATGGAGGCTATCGGAGCGGATAAGGAGCTAGCTCATACAGCACTTAGACTTTCACTTTCAAGGTTTAATACAGAAGAAGAAATAGAGTATGCAATAGAGCATATAAGACGTGCGACGCAACGTTTAAGATCTATATCAAGCACATTTGCTTATTTACCAGAAGGACACGTAAGTGGTCTATAAATTTATAAATTAAAAAATAAGGATAAAAAATGGCAAAAAATAGTTTAATCGGTGGCTCGATCTGGGATGAGTATTCAAATAAAGTTCAAGATAGG
This portion of the Campylobacter anatolicus genome encodes:
- a CDS encoding NifS family cysteine desulfurase, with protein sequence MRVYLDNNATTMVDPEVYELMKPFFCEKYGNPNSLHKFGSETHPALRTALDQLYTGINAKDSDDIVVTSCATESNNWVMKGVYFDHILNGNRKRVIISAVEHPAIRMTCEFLKKFGVEITILDVNSEGIVEPQQLKEAMSDDVALVSIMMANNETGMIFPVKKFAAIAHEYGALFHTDAVQAMGKITINVCDLDVDFLSFSAHKFHGPKGVGGLYIKDSQPLSSLLHGGEHMGGRRSGTLDVAGIVGMGKALELSNKFMDFERSHVRRLRDKLEDALLTIPDVSVVGRRENRVPNTILASIKGVEGEAMLWDLNRAEIAASTGSACASETLESNPIMEAIGADKELAHTALRLSLSRFNTEEEIEYAIEHIRRATQRLRSISSTFAYLPEGHVSGL
- a CDS encoding MATE family efflux transporter, which codes for MNLLSDNLNKLIITLAVPAGMAMMFNTLYNVTATFFAARISTQAVAGLSMSFLLYISIVGMGLGFGSALTALVGNSLGARREFLAKIYAAKGVFFVLLFGVLMGVFGYNIAPNLLKFLGANDEFLGEALDYMSVIFLASPFFLLVKSLNGILVALGDTRTLRNWLFCGLFINTFLCFLYSEILSLGVAGIALANASVQLLGTIFMSYKVRKTHMIEFDVIYKFMPDTRIYIKILKQAVPACLNYLSMSLGGLVLLKFISYYGTEAVAGYGIALRIEQIVVLPTIGIAAAVLSIISRNYGARQYERVQICYKNALKILVYYCLFACGFCILFGYHIIKFFDDNIAVIYVAQSYLLINSFAYIGYGVLNVSGSALQAIKHPMAVLVFNALRQLVLQVGLYYCVVFILKKGIMFIWGAMFFNVYFIAICILFWTLSKLGKFNKA